In Candidatus Kaistella beijingensis, a genomic segment contains:
- the acs gene encoding acetate--CoA ligase yields MKNLYIDDLPDYFKQYKKSIKNPKKFWDKIADEGFVWYQRWTKVVDFDMEEAKIKWFKNAKLNITKNALDRHLSLRGDKTAIIWEPNDPNEEAQHITYRDLHERVCKMANVLTEMGIQKGDRVCIYLPMIPELAVTMLACARMGAVHSVIFAGFSDSAVASRVNDCEAKLIICSDGSYRGNKAIDLKGIIDKAVEKCPSVERVLVVKRTGGEVNMKEGRDFWLDDYYPKASSDFVTKIMDAEDPLFILYTSGSTGKPKGMLHTCAGYMVYTAYTFKNVFNYRENDIYWCTADIGWITGHSYILYGPLVNGATTVIFEGVPTYPEPDRFWAVIEKHKVTQFYTAPTAIRSLAKESYEWVEKHDLSSLRVIGSVGEPINDEAWHWYNDHVGKKKCPIVDTWWQTETGGIMISPIPFVTPTKPTYATLPLPGIQPVLMDEKRNEITGNQVDGNLCIRFPWPGIARTIWGDHQRYKETYFSAFPGKYFTGDGALRDETGYYRITGRVDDVIIVSGHNLGTAPIEDSINLHPAVAESAIVGYPHDIKGSALYGFVILKEDGQTRDRDNLRKEINQIIADTIGPIAKLDKIQFVSALPKTRSGKIMRRILRKIAEGDFSNFGDTSTLLNPEIVEEIKNEKI; encoded by the coding sequence ATGAAGAACTTGTATATCGACGATTTGCCTGATTATTTCAAGCAGTATAAGAAGTCTATTAAAAATCCTAAAAAATTCTGGGATAAGATTGCAGATGAAGGTTTTGTGTGGTATCAACGCTGGACAAAAGTGGTGGATTTTGATATGGAGGAAGCCAAAATTAAGTGGTTTAAAAACGCCAAACTGAACATTACGAAAAACGCTTTGGACAGACATTTATCTTTGCGAGGCGATAAAACCGCAATTATTTGGGAACCGAATGACCCGAATGAAGAAGCGCAGCACATCACTTATCGCGATTTGCACGAACGCGTTTGTAAAATGGCGAATGTCCTCACAGAAATGGGCATCCAAAAAGGTGACCGAGTGTGTATTTATTTGCCGATGATACCGGAATTGGCAGTTACGATGTTGGCTTGTGCGAGAATGGGAGCGGTTCATTCCGTGATTTTTGCAGGATTTTCGGATAGTGCGGTTGCGTCGCGTGTGAATGATTGTGAGGCGAAGTTAATCATCTGTTCTGATGGAAGTTACCGCGGAAACAAAGCGATTGATTTGAAAGGAATTATTGATAAAGCCGTTGAAAAATGTCCAAGTGTGGAAAGAGTTTTGGTGGTGAAAAGAACGGGCGGCGAAGTGAATATGAAGGAAGGCAGAGATTTTTGGCTGGATGATTATTATCCCAAGGCTTCGAGTGATTTTGTAACGAAAATTATGGATGCGGAAGACCCGCTATTTATCCTTTATACATCGGGGTCTACAGGAAAACCGAAAGGAATGTTGCACACTTGCGCCGGATATATGGTTTATACGGCTTACACTTTTAAAAATGTGTTTAATTACCGCGAAAACGATATTTATTGGTGTACCGCAGACATTGGTTGGATTACGGGACACTCCTATATTTTGTACGGACCATTGGTGAATGGTGCTACAACAGTGATTTTCGAGGGAGTTCCGACGTATCCTGAACCAGACCGTTTTTGGGCGGTAATTGAAAAACATAAAGTAACGCAATTTTACACGGCTCCAACAGCAATTCGTTCTTTGGCGAAGGAAAGTTATGAATGGGTAGAAAAACACGATTTATCCAGTCTGAGAGTGATTGGTTCCGTTGGTGAACCGATAAACGATGAAGCGTGGCATTGGTACAACGACCACGTTGGAAAGAAAAAATGCCCGATTGTTGATACTTGGTGGCAAACAGAAACCGGAGGAATTATGATTTCGCCAATTCCTTTTGTGACGCCTACAAAACCAACATACGCCACACTTCCACTTCCGGGAATTCAGCCGGTTTTGATGGATGAAAAACGCAACGAAATTACAGGAAATCAGGTCGATGGAAATTTATGCATCCGTTTTCCGTGGCCGGGAATTGCAAGAACGATTTGGGGCGACCATCAAAGATATAAAGAAACCTATTTTTCTGCATTTCCGGGAAAATATTTCACGGGCGACGGTGCTTTGCGCGATGAAACCGGCTATTACAGAATTACAGGCCGTGTTGATGACGTGATTATCGTCTCCGGACACAATTTGGGAACTGCGCCAATTGAAGACAGCATCAATTTACACCCTGCTGTTGCGGAATCTGCCATTGTTGGTTATCCTCACGATATTAAAGGAAGTGCGTTGTACGGTTTTGTGATTTTGAAAGAGGACGGGCAAACAAGAGACCGCGACAATCTTCGCAAAGAAATCAACCAAATCATTGCCGACACAATTGGTCCAATCGCAAAACTGGATAAAATTCAGTTTGTTTCTGCGCTTCCGAAAACGCGTTCCGGAAAAATTATGCGTAGGATTTTGAGGAAAATTGCGGAGGGTGATTTCTCTAATTTCGGGGATACATCTACTCTACTAAACCCTGAAATTGTGGAGGAGATTAAGAATGAGAAGATCTGA
- a CDS encoding AMP-binding protein: MKAQQMFQESIENKEQFWAEQAKNIKWFEFPKTILSEDENGYPLWFADGKLNMSYLCIDKHIEDGFGEQVAVIYDSPVTGVKQEYTFNQLKEEVSKLAGGLKSLGLEKGDTAVVYMPMIPQTFFTMLACARIGVIHNVVFGGFAPNELVVRIDDCKPKVLITATAGVEIQKRIPYLPLVEKAIELATDHVPNIIVYNRQLIDNKHEYFPGTIDYHELVSQSEPADYVEVEATHPLYLLYTSGTTGKPKGVARDTGGHATALKFSMKYHYGMQEGERFWAASDFGWAVGHSYMVYGPLINRNTTIVFEGKPIMTPDAGTFWRVISEHKVNAMFTAPTAMRAIKKEDPNGELIKKYDLSNYRIQFLAGERCDVATLDWFDEHVGIPAVDHWWQTESGSPMLGLLTGLDEYKIKRASAGKPIPGYDIKIFDENGYELDAHHEGYLVIKLPLAPGAMLGLWNDWPRFQSSYLSQFPGYYFSGDGAIKDEDGYVFVTGRVDDVINVAGHRLSTSEMEEVVSSCKDIAECAVVGIEDQLKGQIPFAVAVTKAGVTKEEKVIEKEVVTLVRDKIGAVACLKNVMIVNRLPKTRSGKILRKLIRTILDGKDFQIPSTIDDEAIVGEIQEKIKTYSF, translated from the coding sequence ATGAAAGCGCAACAAATGTTTCAGGAAAGCATCGAAAACAAGGAACAATTTTGGGCTGAACAAGCCAAAAACATCAAATGGTTTGAATTTCCTAAAACCATTCTTTCTGAAGACGAAAACGGTTATCCGCTATGGTTTGCGGACGGAAAACTCAATATGTCGTACCTCTGCATCGACAAACATATTGAGGACGGTTTCGGAGAACAAGTTGCCGTAATTTACGACTCGCCGGTTACCGGAGTAAAACAGGAATACACTTTCAACCAACTGAAAGAAGAAGTTTCAAAATTGGCAGGAGGTTTAAAATCGCTTGGTTTGGAAAAAGGCGATACTGCCGTTGTTTATATGCCGATGATTCCGCAAACTTTCTTTACAATGTTGGCTTGCGCGAGAATTGGAGTGATTCATAATGTGGTTTTTGGAGGTTTTGCGCCGAATGAATTGGTGGTAAGAATCGACGACTGCAAACCGAAAGTCCTCATCACTGCAACTGCAGGTGTAGAAATTCAAAAAAGAATTCCGTATTTACCATTGGTAGAAAAAGCGATTGAATTGGCTACCGACCACGTTCCAAATATCATCGTTTATAACCGACAACTCATCGACAATAAACACGAATATTTTCCGGGAACGATTGATTATCATGAGTTAGTTTCACAATCCGAACCTGCAGATTATGTGGAAGTTGAAGCGACACATCCACTCTATCTGCTTTACACATCGGGAACTACAGGAAAACCAAAAGGCGTTGCGCGTGACACCGGTGGACACGCAACTGCACTAAAATTTTCCATGAAATACCATTACGGAATGCAAGAAGGCGAAAGATTTTGGGCGGCTTCTGATTTTGGTTGGGCAGTCGGACATTCCTATATGGTTTACGGACCTCTGATTAACAGAAACACGACCATCGTTTTTGAAGGAAAACCAATTATGACGCCCGATGCAGGAACTTTTTGGCGCGTGATTTCTGAGCATAAAGTAAATGCGATGTTCACGGCTCCAACTGCAATGAGAGCGATTAAAAAAGAAGATCCAAATGGAGAATTGATTAAAAAATATGATTTGTCAAATTACAGAATTCAGTTTTTGGCAGGTGAAAGATGTGATGTTGCAACTTTAGACTGGTTTGATGAACACGTTGGAATTCCCGCAGTCGATCATTGGTGGCAAACAGAAAGTGGTTCACCGATGTTGGGATTATTGACTGGCTTAGACGAATACAAAATAAAAAGAGCATCTGCAGGAAAACCAATTCCGGGTTATGATATCAAAATTTTTGATGAAAACGGATATGAACTCGATGCGCATCACGAAGGCTATTTGGTGATAAAACTTCCGCTTGCTCCGGGTGCGATGTTGGGATTGTGGAATGATTGGCCAAGATTTCAAAGCAGTTATTTGTCGCAGTTTCCGGGTTATTATTTTTCGGGAGACGGTGCGATTAAGGATGAAGACGGCTATGTTTTCGTAACAGGACGTGTTGACGATGTGATCAATGTTGCAGGACACCGACTTTCAACTTCAGAAATGGAGGAAGTGGTATCTTCGTGTAAAGACATTGCAGAATGTGCAGTTGTCGGCATTGAAGACCAATTGAAAGGACAAATTCCTTTTGCAGTTGCCGTGACAAAAGCGGGAGTAACAAAAGAGGAAAAGGTAATTGAGAAGGAAGTTGTGACCTTGGTTAGAGATAAAATCGGAGCGGTTGCCTGTCTGAAAAATGTGATGATTGTGAACCGACTTCCAAAAACACGCTCGGGAAAAATTTTAAGAAAACTGATTAGAACGATATTGGACGGAAAGGATTTCCAAATTCCTTCCACCATTGATGACGAGGCGATTGTTGGAGAAATTCAGGAGAAGATTAAAACATATTCTTTCTGA
- a CDS encoding response regulator transcription factor, which produces MRKILIADDEHKIVMTLEYAFRKAAYEVFIARDGSEVLEILKTEIPDVILLDIMMPNVDGYTTLSEIKKNENYKNIKVIFLSAKTGESDIKKGLELGADAYVTKPYSIKKLTEKVEELLS; this is translated from the coding sequence ATGAGGAAGATTTTAATAGCAGACGACGAACACAAAATTGTAATGACGCTCGAATATGCTTTCAGAAAGGCAGCTTACGAGGTTTTCATTGCAAGAGACGGTTCGGAAGTTTTAGAAATTTTAAAAACCGAAATCCCCGACGTCATTTTGCTCGACATCATGATGCCGAATGTGGATGGTTACACTACCCTTTCCGAAATCAAGAAAAATGAAAATTATAAAAACATAAAAGTCATTTTCCTATCCGCAAAAACAGGAGAATCCGACATCAAAAAAGGCTTGGAATTAGGCGCCGATGCGTATGTAACAAAACCTTATTCCATAAAAAAACTGACGGAGAAAGTGGAGGAACTCTTAAGTTAG
- a CDS encoding sodium:solute symporter family transporter — MSSSVLFGLIILYLGLLFFIAFWAEKKRSNFWTNNPYIYALSLAVYCTAWTYYGSIGVAANSGLEYMAVYIGPVIIIPAWIYINTKIVRIARVNKIASIADFISLRYGNGRSLGALVALVCILAIIPYIGLQIKAISDTFHQITQTPTTENIFLDTATYVVIIIALFSSYYGTRYVDASEKRLGIISAVAVESFLKILFFSILGIYVVYGVFNGFGDIYSQASKLPDFVEKNTFKNLETGYNWFLLLLLSMSAIFVLPRQFHTAIVENRKEKHIRTAIWLFPLYMLVFNFFVFPVAWGGKVLFQNEVVNPEMFSILIPQKFGNYFISILVFLGGISSAISMIILSSIALSVMLSNNLIIPYGWLENFKIKSDTINTKTIVNIRKVSILLMIMMAFMFYKYLMNSSSLFSIGLVSFVLVSQLAPSFFGAIFWRRGTYAGALSGIIAGVLICYFNLILPNYFADIKEMAFYQDSFLSFFRIPYLSPITNTFFWSILVNFSIFTLVSVNTIGTYRERNYAEIYADIDDYIRNHENAYIWRGTANVSDIQKILNRFLGEQKTKQALKIFNLKYNITEKNDIADARFIKFSENLLSGRIGTASAKILIEGVTKEDKISLPEVLKILEESKENISINKQLTEQSHQLRKLSEDLQNANENLVIKDQQKDEFLDSVAHELRTPITAIRATSEILLDDDEMPQEIKKDFLENIISESDRLAEIINDILYLDKLEAGSVVLNIDKNNIITTYHKAYKPLQNLFEQKHLHHSEVNLLQNELFEFDENKMIQVFQNILGNALKFTNEQGMIQTKFQEKDGELKISIFNTGKSIPEEDLEYVFDKFYQSKNQNLRKPIGSGLGLAICKNIINAHGGKILAKNKEIGVTFEIILKSKNAKLQLEEDIIKPRSGEINSKG; from the coding sequence ATGAGTAGTTCGGTATTATTTGGGCTGATTATCCTCTATTTGGGGCTTTTGTTCTTCATTGCTTTCTGGGCAGAGAAGAAGAGGAGTAATTTTTGGACCAATAATCCTTACATCTACGCTCTTTCGCTCGCGGTCTATTGCACTGCGTGGACGTATTACGGAAGCATCGGAGTTGCCGCCAATTCAGGATTAGAATATATGGCGGTTTACATTGGACCTGTCATCATCATTCCTGCGTGGATTTACATTAATACCAAAATTGTGAGAATTGCCCGCGTCAATAAAATTGCAAGTATTGCCGATTTCATCTCGTTACGGTATGGAAACGGGCGTTCTTTGGGAGCGTTGGTTGCTTTGGTGTGTATTCTCGCGATTATTCCCTACATCGGACTTCAGATTAAGGCGATTTCCGATACTTTTCATCAAATTACCCAAACACCCACAACAGAAAATATTTTTCTGGATACCGCAACTTACGTCGTCATCATCATTGCACTTTTTTCTTCGTATTACGGAACGCGTTATGTTGACGCATCCGAAAAACGTTTGGGAATCATTTCCGCTGTTGCCGTGGAAAGTTTTTTGAAAATTTTATTCTTTTCTATTCTCGGAATTTATGTTGTTTATGGCGTGTTCAACGGTTTTGGAGATATTTACAGTCAGGCCTCAAAACTTCCTGATTTTGTTGAAAAAAATACCTTTAAAAATCTCGAAACAGGCTACAATTGGTTTCTTCTTTTGCTGCTTTCAATGTCTGCAATTTTTGTGTTGCCTAGACAATTTCACACCGCAATTGTAGAAAACCGAAAAGAAAAACACATTCGCACCGCCATTTGGTTATTCCCTTTGTATATGCTGGTTTTCAACTTTTTTGTCTTCCCAGTTGCTTGGGGCGGAAAAGTTCTGTTTCAAAACGAAGTGGTAAATCCTGAAATGTTTTCCATACTTATTCCGCAAAAATTTGGAAATTATTTTATCTCGATTTTGGTGTTTTTGGGCGGCATCAGTTCAGCCATTTCAATGATAATTTTGTCGAGTATTGCACTTTCGGTAATGCTTTCCAACAACTTGATTATTCCTTACGGTTGGTTGGAGAATTTTAAGATAAAATCCGACACCATCAATACCAAAACTATCGTCAACATTAGGAAAGTCAGTATTTTACTGATGATTATGATGGCATTTATGTTTTATAAATATTTAATGAATTCCTCTTCCCTATTTTCCATTGGTTTGGTTTCGTTCGTGTTGGTTTCTCAATTGGCACCGTCGTTTTTTGGTGCGATTTTTTGGCGTCGCGGAACGTATGCAGGTGCACTTTCGGGCATTATTGCAGGAGTTTTGATTTGCTATTTCAACCTGATTTTGCCTAATTATTTTGCTGATATTAAAGAAATGGCGTTCTATCAGGACAGTTTTTTAAGTTTTTTCAGAATTCCTTATCTGTCGCCGATTACCAATACTTTTTTCTGGAGTATTTTGGTTAATTTTTCGATTTTTACACTGGTTTCTGTCAACACAATAGGAACTTATCGCGAAAGAAATTACGCCGAAATTTATGCCGATATCGACGATTACATCAGAAATCACGAAAACGCCTATATATGGAGAGGAACCGCCAATGTTTCTGATATTCAAAAGATTTTGAACCGTTTTTTAGGCGAGCAAAAAACAAAACAGGCGCTGAAAATTTTTAATTTAAAATACAACATTACTGAAAAGAATGACATTGCAGATGCCCGTTTCATCAAGTTTTCCGAAAATTTATTGAGTGGAAGAATTGGAACTGCCTCCGCAAAAATTTTGATTGAAGGCGTAACCAAAGAAGATAAAATTTCGCTTCCCGAAGTGTTGAAAATTTTGGAAGAAAGCAAGGAAAATATTTCCATCAACAAACAATTGACCGAACAATCGCATCAATTACGAAAACTTTCCGAAGACCTTCAAAACGCCAACGAGAATTTAGTCATTAAAGACCAACAAAAAGACGAATTTCTCGACAGCGTTGCTCACGAACTTCGCACCCCAATAACTGCGATTCGCGCTACAAGTGAAATTCTTTTGGACGACGATGAAATGCCACAAGAAATTAAAAAAGATTTTCTGGAAAACATCATTTCCGAAAGCGACCGATTGGCTGAAATCATCAACGATATTCTCTACCTTGACAAGTTGGAAGCAGGTTCTGTTGTCCTCAATATTGACAAAAATAACATAATCACCACCTATCACAAAGCGTACAAACCGCTTCAGAACCTGTTTGAACAAAAGCATCTTCATCACTCCGAAGTTAATTTACTTCAAAATGAACTATTTGAATTTGATGAAAATAAAATGATTCAAGTGTTCCAAAACATCCTCGGAAACGCCCTAAAATTCACGAACGAGCAAGGAATGATTCAAACCAAATTCCAAGAAAAAGACGGCGAACTGAAAATCTCCATTTTCAACACCGGAAAATCCATACCTGAAGAAGATTTGGAATACGTTTTTGATAAATTCTACCAATCTAAAAACCAAAATCTAAGAAAACCTATTGGTAGCGGACTTGGACTCGCCATTTGCAAAAACATCATCAATGCACACGGCGGAAAGATTTTGGCAAAAAACAAGGAGATTGGGGTAACATTCGAGATTATTTTGAAGTCTAAAAATGCAAAGTTGCAGTTGGAAGAAGATATTATCAAGCCACGAAGTGGCGAAATCAACAGCAAAGGGTGA
- a CDS encoding DUF6814 family protein, producing the protein MDSIKKILGIVWLLLAVVVAYFGFTDFGIPKVMSDKQEDHVFGWIILTILMPIIVGGLAVFGWYSLTGEYSADKK; encoded by the coding sequence ATGGATTCAATAAAAAAAATATTAGGAATTGTTTGGTTACTTTTAGCAGTCGTGGTTGCTTACTTCGGATTCACCGATTTTGGAATTCCAAAAGTGATGTCCGACAAACAGGAAGACCACGTTTTCGGCTGGATCATTCTCACGATTCTGATGCCGATAATTGTCGGTGGATTAGCGGTTTTCGGTTGGTATTCTTTAACAGGAGAATATTCTGCTGACAAAAAATAA
- a CDS encoding IS1/IS1595 family N-terminal zinc-binding domain-containing protein yields MPNSCPKCQQKNIVKSGIINERQRFLCKDCNYYFTVKKLGKQIDDYFVTKALQLYLEGLSFREIERIIGVSHVTISSWIKKYNIKRPPHSEFHTTYKVFKQNELIEFMQNEENIKGSGLIITEFGDKYMMIKWERFKK; encoded by the coding sequence ATGCCTAATTCTTGTCCAAAATGTCAACAGAAAAACATTGTAAAAAGTGGGATCATCAACGAAAGGCAAAGGTTTCTTTGTAAAGATTGCAATTATTATTTTACGGTGAAAAAATTAGGAAAGCAAATTGATGACTACTTTGTCACGAAAGCGCTTCAACTCTATTTGGAAGGTTTAAGTTTTCGCGAAATAGAACGGATCATCGGGGTTTCCCACGTCACCATTTCTTCATGGATAAAGAAGTATAACATCAAAAGACCACCGCATTCAGAATTTCACACTACCTACAAAGTTTTTAAACAAAACGAGCTGATTGAATTCATGCAGAATGAGGAAAACATTAAAGGTTCAGGTTTGATCATCACTGAATTTGGCGATAAATACATGATGATTAAATGGGAAAGGTTTAAGAAGTAG
- a CDS encoding aspartate carbamoyltransferase catalytic subunit: protein MIKLSRISKEEIEKILDMALDFANGKVCKAKSDIFVSNLFFEDSTRTRVSFEVAERKLGLHVIPFDAQTSSVNKGETLYDTIKTIESIGIDLAVIRHKKDRYYDELIDADLALINAGDGIGHHPSQSLLDLMTIKQEFGKFEGLTVGIIGDVKHSRVANSDADALRRLGAKVFFSGPEDWFGQGEMMNGTFRNFDDLIPEVDVLMLLRIQHERHRNEMQISDYLNKYGLTKEREQRMKNGSIIMHPAPINRGVEIDSDLVECGRSRIFKQMENGVYARMAILKDALEKKGFEFEER, encoded by the coding sequence ATGATCAAATTATCCCGCATCAGCAAAGAAGAAATCGAGAAAATCCTCGACATGGCGCTCGATTTCGCTAATGGTAAAGTTTGTAAGGCAAAATCAGATATTTTTGTTTCCAACCTTTTTTTTGAAGACAGCACAAGAACGAGAGTTAGTTTTGAAGTTGCCGAAAGGAAGCTTGGACTTCACGTCATCCCGTTTGATGCACAAACAAGTTCGGTTAATAAAGGTGAAACATTATATGATACGATTAAGACAATAGAATCTATTGGAATTGATTTAGCTGTAATCCGCCACAAAAAAGACCGGTATTATGACGAACTGATCGATGCGGATTTAGCACTAATCAACGCAGGAGACGGAATCGGACATCATCCAAGTCAGAGTTTGCTTGATTTGATGACCATTAAGCAAGAGTTTGGAAAATTTGAGGGACTTACTGTCGGAATTATCGGCGACGTAAAACACAGTCGTGTTGCGAATTCTGATGCAGATGCTTTGAGAAGATTAGGCGCAAAAGTTTTCTTTTCAGGGCCTGAAGATTGGTTCGGACAGGGTGAAATGATGAACGGGACTTTCAGAAACTTTGACGATTTGATTCCTGAAGTAGATGTTTTAATGCTTTTGAGAATTCAGCATGAAAGACATCGTAATGAAATGCAAATTAGTGATTATCTAAACAAATACGGTTTAACGAAAGAACGTGAGCAACGAATGAAAAACGGCTCGATCATCATGCATCCCGCTCCAATAAACAGAGGAGTGGAAATTGACAGCGATTTGGTAGAATGCGGCCGCTCAAGAATTTTCAAACAAATGGAAAACGGAGTTTATGCGAGAATGGCGATTTTGAAGGATGCGCTTGAGAAAAAAGGCTTCGAGTTCGAGGAAAGGTAA
- the carA gene encoding glutamine-hydrolyzing carbamoyl-phosphate synthase small subunit gives MKKKLILETGEVFHGEGFGANWETVGEVVFNTGMTGYQELISDPSYCGQIVCMTYPLIGNYGVNRDDFESIEPAIKGLIVRELCDFPSNFRSQMTIDELFKKKNLSGIQGIDTRKLTRILRNRGVVKGKIVDENSNDEEVIRQIKTFEIHTNQVESVSTKTAYAAPGRGFKVVLVDFGSKLGIIRELSQRDCDITVVSQDVTADEILMMNPDGVMLSNGPGNPEDVKGAQEMINGILGKVPIFGICLGHQLIGLACGAKTFKLKFGHRGGNHPVLDIAKNRVEITAQNHGYAIDSESLKNTDLEETHIALNDKTNEGFKHKIHPCFSVQYHPEASPGPEDANYLFDEFIELMEEFKRK, from the coding sequence ATGAAAAAGAAGTTAATATTAGAAACAGGCGAAGTTTTTCACGGTGAAGGTTTCGGAGCGAATTGGGAAACAGTAGGCGAAGTGGTTTTCAACACGGGAATGACGGGTTATCAAGAGCTGATTTCAGACCCATCATATTGCGGACAGATTGTTTGCATGACTTATCCGCTGATTGGAAATTACGGAGTCAACCGTGATGATTTTGAAAGCATTGAACCTGCAATAAAAGGTTTGATTGTGAGAGAGTTGTGTGATTTTCCATCTAACTTTAGAAGTCAGATGACGATTGATGAACTTTTTAAAAAGAAAAATCTTTCAGGAATTCAGGGAATTGATACCCGAAAACTCACGAGAATTCTCAGAAACAGAGGAGTTGTAAAGGGCAAAATCGTAGATGAAAATTCAAATGATGAGGAAGTTATCCGTCAAATAAAAACTTTTGAAATTCACACCAATCAGGTAGAGTCGGTTTCCACAAAAACGGCGTATGCTGCTCCGGGAAGAGGTTTCAAGGTAGTCTTGGTCGATTTTGGTTCCAAATTGGGAATTATTCGCGAACTTTCTCAAAGGGATTGTGACATTACCGTTGTCTCTCAAGACGTAACCGCCGACGAAATTCTGATGATGAATCCAGATGGTGTGATGCTTTCCAACGGTCCCGGAAATCCAGAAGACGTAAAAGGAGCACAGGAAATGATTAATGGAATTCTTGGAAAAGTTCCCATTTTTGGGATTTGTCTTGGTCATCAGTTGATTGGTTTAGCGTGTGGCGCAAAAACTTTTAAATTGAAGTTCGGTCATCGTGGTGGAAATCATCCGGTTTTAGACATCGCGAAAAATCGAGTGGAAATTACCGCGCAAAATCATGGTTATGCCATCGATTCCGAAAGTTTGAAAAACACAGATTTGGAAGAAACCCATATCGCTTTAAACGATAAAACAAACGAAGGTTTTAAGCATAAAATTCATCCTTGTTTCTCGGTTCAGTACCATCCGGAAGCAAGTCCGGGACCGGAAGACGCGAATTATTTGTTTGATGAGTTTATTGAATTGATGGAAGAATTTAAACGAAAATAG